One Helianthus annuus cultivar XRQ/B chromosome 12, HanXRQr2.0-SUNRISE, whole genome shotgun sequence genomic region harbors:
- the LOC110908176 gene encoding replication protein A 70 kDa DNA-binding subunit B-like — MEEGAITLLNNLDLNVDNYTIRIRIVRLWTRADFNNARKVYCYDMIFMDSEGTKMQAFVLAKNAAGYQHLLEEKRCLTIRNPSLGENRQKVKYANGGLKINLNNNTVVEECHEAIGSEWGFDFTPFDSVVEDPTVDNKFFKSPIDVIGFVVKSFPFEVDTETNNGQNQKKVTFMLEDLNNKQIFVTLWDGYADQIMEYESNNRGEKNVVVIIQFGKYRFWGGHLSVSNLYTVTRVLINSDIDEVADFKQRFIEKLSPEMSSSYSGLSSSVAKSATEEFLSDLTFFPIGSLTSIDTTRFVVIVGTIKSFASNNEWFYNACTNCNKKVSTVTVVKEKQDGTDGSEEVTVLECKTDICNTRTVTSIPRIRLYIRVQDCTGIVSLTLFEREVTKLLKVNANQLLDNNIELANEGSFPNELNSLLNMKFAFKIAVSSFNISKKSDGYSVSKMTDNPVVLSELDKHFDTIQPIDEEAVNVEPSDSNRNDYLPVKDSISQTGDDVTPCSNVFKVGFTTSLDRMDAEFDTSSERDLKRNLETVYDVDDVSSQSSSKSRKDGGVDAVLLIPKKEK, encoded by the exons ATGGAAGAAGGTGCAATCACATTGTTGAATAATTTGGACCTCAATGTTGATAACTATACCATAAGAATACGCATTGTTCGTTTGTGGACAAGAGCTGATTTCAATAACGCTAGAAAAGTGTATTGTTATGATATGATATTCATGGACAGTGAG GGAACAAAAATGCAAGCTTTTGTTTTGGCTAAAAATGCAGCTGGATATCAACATCTTTTGGAAGAAAAGCGTTGTTTGACTATTAGAAATCCTTCATTGGGTGAGAATCGTCAGAAGGTGAAGTACGCTAACGGTGGTTTGAAGATTAACCTTAATAACAACACCGTTGTTGAGGAATGCCACGAGGCTATTGGTTCTGAATGGGGTTTTGATTTTACTCCCTTTGATTCAGTTGTGGAGGATCCAACAGTTGACAACAAGTTTTTTAAAAGTCCAATTG ATGTAATCGGTTTTGTGGTCAAAAGTTTTCCCTTCGAGGTAGACACAGAAACTAATAACGGACAAAACCAGAAGAAAGTCACCTTTATGCTTGAAGACCtgaa CAATAAGCAGATTTTCGTGACGCTTTGGGACGGTTATGCGGATCAAATAATGGAGTATGAGAGCAACAATCGAGGTGAAAAAAATGTCGTCGTAATAATTCAGTTTGGGAAGTACAGATTCTGGGGAG GTCATTTGTCTGTTTCAAATTTGTATACTGTCACCCGAGTCTTAATTAACAGTGATATTGATGAGGTTGCTGACTTTAAACAAAG atTTATCGAGAAACTTTCTCCCGAAATGTCTTCCAGTTATTCTGGCCTAAGTTCTTCTGTTGCGAAGTCTGCCACTGAAGAATTTCTTTCTGACCTCACCTTTTTTCCCATTGGGTCGTTAACCTCAATAGATACG ACTAGGTTTGTTGTCATTGTTGGCACTATCAAGAGTTTTGCATCCAACAATGAGTGGTTTTACAACGCGTGCACAAACTGCAACAAAAAGGTTTCAACCGTTACTGTTGTTAAAGAAAAGCAGGATGGTACTGATGGTTCTGAAGAGGTTACTGTCTTAGAATGCAAGACTGATATTtgtaatacaaggaccgttacaTCAATTCCACG AATTAGGCTTTATATACGTGTCCAAGATTGCACTGGTATTGTGAGTCTGACATTGTTTGAGCGTGAGGTGACAAAGCTTTTGAAGGTTAATGCTAATCAGCTTTTAGACAACAACATTGAA tTAGCAAACGAAGGAAGCTTTCCAAATGAGCTAAATTCATTACTCAATATGAAGTTTGCATTCAAGATTGCTGTTTCTTCTTTTAACATCAGCAAGAAGTCTGATGGATATTCAGTCTCCAAGATGACTGATAACCCGGTTGTTTTGTCCGAGCTGGATAAACATTTTGACACTATTCAG CCTATTGATGAGGAAGCCGTCAATGTCGAACCATCCGATTCAAATCGTAATGATTATTTGCCTGTTAAG GATTCTATATCCCAAACGGGAGACGATGTAACCCCTTGCTCAAATGTgtttaaagttggctttacaacATCGTTGGATCGGATGGATGCTGAGTTTGATACGAGCAGCGAGCGTGACTTGAAGCGCAATTTGGAAACCGTGTATGACGTGGATGATGTATCTTCTCAGTCTTCTTCGAAGTCGCGTAAAGATGGTGGTGTGGATGCAGTTCTTCTAATTCCAAAGAAAGAAAAGTAG